A single region of the Triticum dicoccoides isolate Atlit2015 ecotype Zavitan chromosome 2B, WEW_v2.0, whole genome shotgun sequence genome encodes:
- the LOC119368527 gene encoding xyloglucan endotransglucosylase/hydrolase protein 24-like, with product MKMEISSRAVLLAAFAAAATIGLAGASFRDNCDIKWNPENAAFSDDGHGLTMSLKSNTSGCLLQTKQQFIYGSVSTRIKLVPGNSAGTVTTYYTSSVGADHDEIDFEFLGNETGQPYTLHTNVFADGVGKKEMQFVPWFDPTTDYHTYTISWTPCMIVWYVDDTPIRVFRNYRDKGIAYPIKRPMFGYSSIWSAEDWCTQGGRVKADWSKAPFVASYRDMVLDVCPCDGSDSCVYGCEGAFGHGGQEQNCAGLSDKQRTKMLEKQKYNRIYDYCVDYKDNKKPGPECSLPQY from the exons ATGAAGATGGAGATCAGCTCAAGGGCGGTCCTCCTGGCCGCGTTCGCCGCAGCGGCCACCATCGGCCTCGCCGGCGCCAGTTTCCGTGACAACTGCGACATCAAGTGGAACCCTGAGAACGCGGCCTTCTCCGACGACGGCCACGGCCTCACCATGTCCCTAAAGAGCAACACCTCTGGCTGCTTGCTGCAGACGAAGCAGCAGTTCATCTACGGCAGCGTCTCCACCCGCATCAAGCTCGTCCCAGGGAACTCCGCCGGCACCGTCACCACGTACTAC ACATCGTCCGTGGGGGCGGACCATGACGAGATCGACTTCGAGTTCCTGGGGAACGAGACGGGGCAGCCCTACACGCTGCACACCAACGTGTTCGCCGACGGCGTGGGCAAGAAGGAGATGCAGTTCGTGCCCTGGTTCGACCCCACCACCGACTACCACACCTACACCATCTCCTGGACGCCCTGCATGATCGTCTGGTACGTCGACGACACCCCGATCAGGGTGTTCCGCAACTACCGGGACAAGGGCATCGCGTACCCGATCAAGCGGCCCATGTTCGGCTACTCCAGCATCTGGTCGGCGGAGGACTGGTGCACGCAGGGTGGCCGCGTCAAGGCCGACTGGTCCAAGGCGCCCTTTGTCGCCAGCTACCGCGACATGGTCCTCGACGTCTGCCCCTGCGATGGAAGCGACTCCTGCGTCTACGGCTGCGAGGGGGCCTTCGGCCATGGAGGTCAGGAGCAGAACTGTGCTGGCCTCAGCGACAAGCAGCGGACCAAGATGCTGGAGAAGCAAAAGTACAACAGGATATACGACTACTGCGTCGACTACAAGGACAACAAGAAGCCCGGCCCAGAGTGCAGCCTGCCGCAGTACTGA
- the LOC119365967 gene encoding probable inactive UDP-arabinopyranose mutase 2 isoform X1 — protein MSLEVHDSEVDIVIAALQPNLTSFFQAWQPFFSRFDIIVVKDPELAADLQIPSGFNVKVYTKSDIDGLLGATSINFSGHSCRYFGYLVSRKKYVISIDDNCLPAKDPAGMTVDAVTQHMINLKTPATPFFFNTLYDPYRKGADFVRGYPFSLREGVECMLSCGLWLHNADYDPMTHVVKRNQRNTNYVDAVMTVPLGAMFPVSGINVAFNREVMGPVMFPGLRIRKEGKHRWDTLEDIWNGLCAKVVCDSLGYGVKTGLPYVMRSDAEAGKALESLKEWEGVKVMDDVLPFFESLKLSRTAVTVDDCVKELAGIVRQKLAPKNAIFSKAADAMEEWTKLWKSHGAQNA, from the coding sequence ATGTCTCTGGAAGTTCATGATAGCGAGGTTGACATTGTGATTGCAGCACTCCAGCCCAACCTGACCTCTTTCTTTCAGGCGTGGCAGCCATTTTTCTCCCGGTTTGACATCATCGTTGTCAAAGATCCAGAGTTGGCAGCAGATCTTCAGATCCCTTCAGGTTTTAATGTGAAGGTTTACACAAAGTCTGACATTGATGGACTGCTTGGTGCCACATCCATCAACTTCTCTGGCCACTCATGCCGTTACTTTGGGTACCTTGTCTCACGCAAGAAATATGTCATCTCAATTGACGACAACTGCCTCCCAGCAAAGGACCCTGCTGGGATGACTGTTGATGCTGTCACGCAGCACATGATCAATTTGAAGACACCTGCtactcctttcttcttcaacacaCTGTATGACCCATACCGCAAGGGTGCTGACTTTGTCCGTGGATACCCATTCAGCCTGCGTGAGGGGGTTGAATGCATGCTCTCATGTGGGCTCTGGCTGCACAATGCGGACTATGACCCAATGACACATGTCGTGAAGCGGAACCAACGCAACACGAACTACGTGGATGCTGTGATGACAGTTCCACTCGGTGCGATGTTCCCTGTGAGCGGTATAAATGTTGCATTCAACCGTGAGGTTATGGGGCCCGTGATGTTCCCTGGTCTGCGGATTCGCAAGGAAGGGAAGCACAGATGGGACACCCTTGAAGACATATGGAATGGCCTGTGTGCTAAGGTGGTCTGCGACAGCTTGGGCTATGGCGTGAAGACCGGACTGCCTTATGTGATGAGAAGTGATGCAGAGGCAGGCAAGGCCTTGGAGAGCCTGAAAGAGTGGGAAGGGGTGAAAGTTATGGACGATGTCCTTCCCTTCTTCGAGTCGCTCAAGCTATCAAGGACCGCAGTTACTGTCGATGACTGCGTTAAGGAGCTAGCTGGCATTGTGAGGCAGAAGCTGGCGCCAAAGAATGCAATCTTCTCCAAAGCTGCCGATGCCATGGAGGAATGGACCAAGCTCTGGAAATCTCATGGAGCTCAGAACGCGTAA
- the LOC119365967 gene encoding probable inactive UDP-arabinopyranose mutase 2 isoform X2 — MRPAPTLLALTLDAALLRIATLRDLSRLPDHILVDLFRRTLSAGKLTERVLKLFLATDCEEIILLVQLLNIKQPLIPVLPTSMPLILHDSEVDIVIAALQPNLTSFFQAWQPFFSRFDIIVVKDPELAADLQIPSGFNVKVYTKSDIDGLLGATSINFSGHSCRYFGYLVSRKKYVISIDDNCLPAKDPAGMTVDAVTQHMINLKTPATPFFFNTLYDPYRKGADFVRGYPFSLREGVECMLSCGLWLHNADYDPMTHVVKRNQRNTNYVDAVMTVPLGAMFPVSGINVAFNREVMGPVMFPGLRIRKEGKHRWDTLEDIWNGLCAKVVCDSLGYGVKTGLPYVMRSDAEAGKALESLKEWEGVKVMDDVLPFFESLKLSRTAVTVDDCVKELAGIVRQKLAPKNAIFSKAADAMEEWTKLWKSHGAQNA, encoded by the exons ATGCGCCCCGCCCCCACCCTGCTCGCCCTcaccctcgacgccgccctccTCCGCATCGCCACCCTCCGCGACCTCTCCCGCCTCCCCGACCACATCCTCGTCGACCTCTTCCGC AGAACCCTTAGTGCTGGTAAGCTGACAGAGAGAGTCCTCAAGTTGTTTCTGGCAACCGATTGTGAGGAGATCATCTTGCTTGTTCAGCTCCTCAACATTAAGCAGCCACTCATACCGGTGCTTCCCACGAGTATGCCACTTATCC TTCATGATAGCGAGGTTGACATTGTGATTGCAGCACTCCAGCCCAACCTGACCTCTTTCTTTCAGGCGTGGCAGCCATTTTTCTCCCGGTTTGACATCATCGTTGTCAAAGATCCAGAGTTGGCAGCAGATCTTCAGATCCCTTCAGGTTTTAATGTGAAGGTTTACACAAAGTCTGACATTGATGGACTGCTTGGTGCCACATCCATCAACTTCTCTGGCCACTCATGCCGTTACTTTGGGTACCTTGTCTCACGCAAGAAATATGTCATCTCAATTGACGACAACTGCCTCCCAGCAAAGGACCCTGCTGGGATGACTGTTGATGCTGTCACGCAGCACATGATCAATTTGAAGACACCTGCtactcctttcttcttcaacacaCTGTATGACCCATACCGCAAGGGTGCTGACTTTGTCCGTGGATACCCATTCAGCCTGCGTGAGGGGGTTGAATGCATGCTCTCATGTGGGCTCTGGCTGCACAATGCGGACTATGACCCAATGACACATGTCGTGAAGCGGAACCAACGCAACACGAACTACGTGGATGCTGTGATGACAGTTCCACTCGGTGCGATGTTCCCTGTGAGCGGTATAAATGTTGCATTCAACCGTGAGGTTATGGGGCCCGTGATGTTCCCTGGTCTGCGGATTCGCAAGGAAGGGAAGCACAGATGGGACACCCTTGAAGACATATGGAATGGCCTGTGTGCTAAGGTGGTCTGCGACAGCTTGGGCTATGGCGTGAAGACCGGACTGCCTTATGTGATGAGAAGTGATGCAGAGGCAGGCAAGGCCTTGGAGAGCCTGAAAGAGTGGGAAGGGGTGAAAGTTATGGACGATGTCCTTCCCTTCTTCGAGTCGCTCAAGCTATCAAGGACCGCAGTTACTGTCGATGACTGCGTTAAGGAGCTAGCTGGCATTGTGAGGCAGAAGCTGGCGCCAAAGAATGCAATCTTCTCCAAAGCTGCCGATGCCATGGAGGAATGGACCAAGCTCTGGAAATCTCATGGAGCTCAGAACGCGTAA